A single genomic interval of Musa acuminata AAA Group cultivar baxijiao chromosome BXJ3-4, Cavendish_Baxijiao_AAA, whole genome shotgun sequence harbors:
- the LOC103982947 gene encoding protein DETOXIFICATION 41 isoform X2 produces MAENGVYGERGSLAPLLDIDESSRVSEELLEWEPVPCNARWRLAVWESKNLWRLSWASIVIQLFNFMLSLVTQMFVGHLGSLDLAGASIINVGVQGLAFGIMLGMASAVQTVCGQAFGAKKYRAMGVICQRALVLHLVAAILLSFIYWFSGPLLRAIGQSDSIAKVGQLYARGLLPQLIAFALYCPMQRFLQAQNIVNPMAYIAVGVLLFHILISWLAVFVLDFGLLGASLTLSFSWWVLVLVTWSYILFSPSCKETWTGLSMKAFRGLWPYLKLTISSAIMLVLEVWYIQGLVLITGYLPSPEISLDAISICVNYWNWDFMIMLGLSNAASVRIGNELGAAHPRVAKFAVIVVVTTSLIISLFVSVLVMLLRTPLSKLYTNSTDVIKAVINLTPLLAISIFLNGVQPILSGVAIGSGWQAIVAYVNVGAYYLVGLPIGCVLGFKTNLGAAGIWWGLIIGVFVQTVTLIVITARTNWNDEVDKAIERLKHTAAEDTLAITDIE; encoded by the exons ATGGCGGAGAACGGGGTATACGGAGAAAGAGGAAGCCTCGCGCCGCTGCTCGACATCGACGAGTCGTCGCGGGTGTCGGAGGAGCTGCTGGAGTGGGAGCCGGTGCCGTGCAACGCCCGGTGGCGGCTGGCGGTGTGGGAGTCCAAGAACCTGTGGCGTCTCTCCTGGGCCTCCATCGTCATCCAGCTCTTCAACTTCATGCTCAGCCTCGTCACCCAGATGTTCGTCGGCCACCTCGGGTCCCTCGACCTCGCCGGCGCCTCCATCATCAACGTCGGCGTCCAAGGACTCGCCTTCGGGATCATG CTCGGGATGGCGAGCGCGGTGCAAACAGTCTGCGGTCAAGCATTCGGCGCCAAGAAGTACCGAGCCATGGGCGTCATCTGCCAGCGAGCCCTGGTGCTCCACCTCGTCGCCGCCATCCTCCTCAGCTTCATCTACTGGTTCTCCGGCCCGCTTCTACGCGCCATCGGCCAGTCGGACTCGATAGCCAAGGTGGGGCAGCTCTACGCCCGCGGCCTGCTCCCGCAGCTCATCGCCTTCGCCCTGTACTGCCCCATGCAGCGTTTCCTCCAGGCTCAGAACATCGTCAACCCCATGGCCTACATCGCCGTGGGCGTCCTCCTCTTCCATATCCTCATCTCTTGGCTGGCCGTCTTCGTGCTCGACTTCGGCCTCCTCGGTGCTTCCCTCACCCTCTCCTTCTCCTGGTGGGTGCTCGTGTTGGTCACATGGAGCTACATACTCTTCAGCCCTTCTTGCAAGGAGACATGGACTGGGCTCTCCATGAAGGCCTTCCGAGGACTTTGGCCCTACCTCAAGCTTACTATTTCATCAGCCATCATGCTGGT CTTGGAGGTTTGGTACATCCAAGGGCTTGTGCTCATCACAGGCTACCTGCCAAGTCCAGAGATTTCACTCGATGCCATTTCCATATG TGTCAATTACTGGAACTGGGACTTCATGATCATGCTGGGGTTAAGCAATGCAGCCAG CGTTCGGATCGGCAACGAGCTCGGTGCTGCTCATCCGAGAGTCGCCAAGTTcgccgtcatcgtcgtcgtcaccACCAGCCTCATCATCAGCTTGTTCGTCAGCGTTCTGGTCATGTTACTCCGCACTCCCTTGAGCAAGCTCTACACCAACAGCACTGATGTCATAAAGGCAGTCATCAACCTAACACCCCTGCTTGCAATCTCGATCTTCTTGAATGGAGTTCAACCCATCCTCTCAG GAGTTGCTATTGGGAGCGGATGGCAAGCCATAGTTGCCTATGTGAATGTGGGGGCTTATTATCTCGTGGGACTTCCCATTGGATGTGTTCTTGGATTCAAGACTAATCTAGGAGCTGCT GGAATATGGTGGGGTTTGATCATCGGAGTCTTTGTTCAGACAGTGACTCTCATTGTCATCACTGCCAGGACAAACTGGAACGATGAG GTCGATAAAGCGATCGAACGCTTGAAGCACACCGCAGCTGAAGACACACTTGCTATTACCGACATCGAATGA
- the LOC135585128 gene encoding transcription factor PCF6-like has translation MDLENTHASKRSRTVGNGGQASKIGRKEQQDEDEEDRERKGGGADAGRVAPWLHHPSSRIFRVSRASGGKDRHSKVYTAKGLRDRRVRLSVSTAIQFYDLQDRLGYDQPSKAIEWLIKAAAAAINELPPLDGFPKLPQPSGDEVMKADPDVERSYSQQQQQQQHPSTKSGCSSTSDTSKGSGLSLSRSESRIMARERARERAAKDKEKGRDDSSHIAAFLHQNLNPQTSSSFTKLLASSNGANNVAAVAEGEENSGLNCIQKQIPTAIYFGQPGLFAQSQKSQQLPSGFSSQSHFGNSCPMGMLPFNVAATGDHQEMQQFSLLQDNFFPVSAVAAMANYNLNFSISSGLAGFNRGTLQSNSPAQMPQEHHHSHNHLQRLSSTVDGSNLQFFGAAAGSAAAATNAENQFPEGFGDHLQLCYGDGYRQSDLKGKGKN, from the coding sequence ATGGACTTGGAGAACACCCACGCCTCCAAGCGGTCTCGAACGGTGGGCAACGGTGGCCAGGCGTCCAAGATAGGGCGCAAGGAGCAacaggacgaggacgaggaggacAGAGAGAGGAAGGGTGGAGGAGCTGACGCTGGCCGCGTCGCCCCTTGGCTGCATCACCCGTCATCCAGGATCTTTCGTGTTTCGCGCGCCTCCGGCGGGAAGGACCGGCACAGCAAGGTCTACACGGCGAAGGGTCTCCGCGACCGGCGGGTCCGCCTCTCAGTGTCCACCGCCATCCAGTTCTATGACCTCCAGGACCGCCTCGGCTACGACCAGCCGAGCAAGGCCATCGAGTGGCTGATCAAGGCCGCGGCGGCCGCCATCAATGAGCTCCCTCCCCTTGATGGTTTCCCCAAGCTGCCTCAGCCCAGTGGGGATGAAGTGATGAAGGCCGATCCTGATGTTGAACGAAGCTAcagccagcagcagcagcaacagcagcatccCTCGACCAAATCCGGCTGCAGTAGCACCTCGGACACCAGCAAAGGCTCAGGCTTGTCCCTGTCGCGTTCGGAGAGCCGCATCATGGCCAGAGAGCGAGCGCgagagcgagcagcgaaggataAAGAGAAGGGCAGAGACGACAGCAGCCACATTGCGGCCTTCCTTCACCAGAACCTGAACCCTCAGACCTCCTCCTCTTTCACGAAGCTTCTTGCCAGCAGCAATGGAGCCAACAACGTCGCTGCTGTTGCAGAAGGCGAGGAGAATTCCGGCCTCAATTGCATTCAGAAGCAAATCCCTACAGCGATCTACTTCGGCCAACCTGGTCTCTTCGCCCAGTCTCAGAAGAGTCAACAGCTGCCGTCAGGGTTTTCTTCCCAATCCCACTTCGGAAACAGCTGCCCGATGGGAATGTTGCCTTTCAACGTTGCGGCCACCGGCGACCATCAGGAGATGCAGCAGTTTTCGTTGTTGCAGGACAACTTCTTCCCTGTCTCGGCAGTGGCGGCGATGGCGAACTACAATCTCAACTTCTCCATATCGTCGGGTCTTGCGGGTTTCAACAGGGGGACCCTTCAGTCCAATTCACCAGCTCAGATGCCTCAGGAGCACCACCACAGTCACAACCACCTACAGAGGCTCTCTTCCACGGTTGACGGATCGAACCTGCAGTTCTTTGGTGCTGCTGCAGGTTCGGCTGCAGCTGCCACCAATGCAGAGAATCAGTTTCCGGAGGGGTTTGGCGATCACCTGCAGCTCTGCTACGGGGATGGCTATCGGCAATCTGACCTGAAGGGGAAGGGAAAGAACTGA
- the LOC135635704 gene encoding glutaredoxin-C9-like, whose protein sequence is MRMVEGEKEEAPAAETEGKVMRWNPYERVARMASGNAVVVFSVSGCCMCHVVKRLLLGLGVGPTVYELDQEKGGREMQAVLAHLLSGSPSTSASSASAALPAVFVGGKLLGGVEKVMSCHINGSLVPLLKQAGALWL, encoded by the coding sequence ATGAGGATGGTGGAGGGCGAGAAGGAAGAGGCGCCGGCGGCGGAAACGGAGGGGAAGGTGATGAGGTGGAACCCGTACGAGAGGGTGGCGAGGATGGCAAGCGGGAATGCGGTGGTGGTGTTCAGCGTCAGCGGCTGCTGCATGTGCCACGTGGTGAAGCGCCTGCTGCTGGGGCTCGGCGTCGGCCCCACCGTGTACGAGCTGGACCAGGAGAAGGGCGGCCGGGAGATGCAGGCCGTGCTCGCTCACCTCCTCTCCGGCTCCCCGTCGACGTCGGCATCGTCCGCCTCCGCCGCTCTCCCCGCCGTGTTCGTTGGCGGCAAGCTCCTCGGCGGGGTGGAGAAGGTGATGTCGTGCCACATCAACGGCTCTCTCGTCCCGCTCCTCAAACAAGCCGGTGCTCTCTGGCTCTGA
- the LOC103982947 gene encoding protein DETOXIFICATION 41 isoform X1: MAENGVYGERGSLAPLLDIDESSRVSEELLEWEPVPCNARWRLAVWESKNLWRLSWASIVIQLFNFMLSLVTQMFVGHLGSLDLAGASIINVGVQGLAFGIMLGMASAVQTVCGQAFGAKKYRAMGVICQRALVLHLVAAILLSFIYWFSGPLLRAIGQSDSIAKVGQLYARGLLPQLIAFALYCPMQRFLQAQNIVNPMAYIAVGVLLFHILISWLAVFVLDFGLLGASLTLSFSWWVLVLVTWSYILFSPSCKETWTGLSMKAFRGLWPYLKLTISSAIMLVLEVWYIQGLVLITGYLPSPEISLDAISICVNYWNWDFMIMLGLSNAASVRIGNELGAAHPRVAKFAVIVVVTTSLIISLFVSVLVMLLRTPLSKLYTNSTDVIKAVINLTPLLAISIFLNGVQPILSGVAIGSGWQAIVAYVNVGAYYLVGLPIGCVLGFKTNLGAAVSAVSAYRDIISRGTCLLMSIFVRSFSQGIWWGLIIGVFVQTVTLIVITARTNWNDEVDKAIERLKHTAAEDTLAITDIE, translated from the exons ATGGCGGAGAACGGGGTATACGGAGAAAGAGGAAGCCTCGCGCCGCTGCTCGACATCGACGAGTCGTCGCGGGTGTCGGAGGAGCTGCTGGAGTGGGAGCCGGTGCCGTGCAACGCCCGGTGGCGGCTGGCGGTGTGGGAGTCCAAGAACCTGTGGCGTCTCTCCTGGGCCTCCATCGTCATCCAGCTCTTCAACTTCATGCTCAGCCTCGTCACCCAGATGTTCGTCGGCCACCTCGGGTCCCTCGACCTCGCCGGCGCCTCCATCATCAACGTCGGCGTCCAAGGACTCGCCTTCGGGATCATG CTCGGGATGGCGAGCGCGGTGCAAACAGTCTGCGGTCAAGCATTCGGCGCCAAGAAGTACCGAGCCATGGGCGTCATCTGCCAGCGAGCCCTGGTGCTCCACCTCGTCGCCGCCATCCTCCTCAGCTTCATCTACTGGTTCTCCGGCCCGCTTCTACGCGCCATCGGCCAGTCGGACTCGATAGCCAAGGTGGGGCAGCTCTACGCCCGCGGCCTGCTCCCGCAGCTCATCGCCTTCGCCCTGTACTGCCCCATGCAGCGTTTCCTCCAGGCTCAGAACATCGTCAACCCCATGGCCTACATCGCCGTGGGCGTCCTCCTCTTCCATATCCTCATCTCTTGGCTGGCCGTCTTCGTGCTCGACTTCGGCCTCCTCGGTGCTTCCCTCACCCTCTCCTTCTCCTGGTGGGTGCTCGTGTTGGTCACATGGAGCTACATACTCTTCAGCCCTTCTTGCAAGGAGACATGGACTGGGCTCTCCATGAAGGCCTTCCGAGGACTTTGGCCCTACCTCAAGCTTACTATTTCATCAGCCATCATGCTGGT CTTGGAGGTTTGGTACATCCAAGGGCTTGTGCTCATCACAGGCTACCTGCCAAGTCCAGAGATTTCACTCGATGCCATTTCCATATG TGTCAATTACTGGAACTGGGACTTCATGATCATGCTGGGGTTAAGCAATGCAGCCAG CGTTCGGATCGGCAACGAGCTCGGTGCTGCTCATCCGAGAGTCGCCAAGTTcgccgtcatcgtcgtcgtcaccACCAGCCTCATCATCAGCTTGTTCGTCAGCGTTCTGGTCATGTTACTCCGCACTCCCTTGAGCAAGCTCTACACCAACAGCACTGATGTCATAAAGGCAGTCATCAACCTAACACCCCTGCTTGCAATCTCGATCTTCTTGAATGGAGTTCAACCCATCCTCTCAG GAGTTGCTATTGGGAGCGGATGGCAAGCCATAGTTGCCTATGTGAATGTGGGGGCTTATTATCTCGTGGGACTTCCCATTGGATGTGTTCTTGGATTCAAGACTAATCTAGGAGCTGCTGTAAGCGCCGTCTCCGCATACCGTGATATCATTTCTCGAGGCACATGCTTGTTAATGTCAATCTTTGTTCGTTCTTTTTCTCAGGGAATATGGTGGGGTTTGATCATCGGAGTCTTTGTTCAGACAGTGACTCTCATTGTCATCACTGCCAGGACAAACTGGAACGATGAG GTCGATAAAGCGATCGAACGCTTGAAGCACACCGCAGCTGAAGACACACTTGCTATTACCGACATCGAATGA